The stretch of DNA TTATTGTTATAATAATCATGAAAAACATGGTTTTTTCATGATTTATTGACCATAATAGACTCTTTTTATAGAATTCTGTTATTTTACTTTTTTTTGTTTTATTAAAATCAACTTTTGGATTTGCTTTTAATATTTTAGAACACATTGATGGAGTGATAGTTAAAGAAACAAATAAAGAAACTAATATGGCAATGGAAATAGTGATAGCAAATTCTCGAAATAATCTTCCGACAATTCCACCCATGAGCAATATTGGTATAAAAACGGCTATTAAAGATATACTCATAGATAATACGGTAAAACTAACTTCTTTTGATCCTAGATGAGCAGCTTGTTTAGGTGCTACTCCATTTTCAACATGTCTCATTATATTTTCAAGAACAACTATGGCATCATCTACTACAAATCCGGTTGAAATTGTGAGAGCCATTAATGAAAAATTATCTAAACTAAAATTCAAGAAATACATTATGGTAAAAGTACCAAGTAAAGAAATAGGAACAACTACACTGGGAATAAAAGTAGAGCTTAAATTTTTTAAAAATAAAAAAACAACAATGATGACTAAAACAATTGCTAAAATAAGAGTTTTTTCGACATCGACAAGAGAGCTTCTAATTGTTGTTGTTCGATCCATTGCGACTGTTAAATCAATTCCTTGAGGTATTGAAGCTTCTAACTGAGGCATCATTTGTTTAACACCATCTACAGTTTCTATTACGTTAACACCCGGTTGTTTAAAAATAATTAATAAAACAGAAGGTTTTCCATCTGCTAAACCGGCATTTTTTAAATCTTCAACAGAATCTTTTACATCAGCAACATCACCTAATGTAACAGGTGTTTTATTATGGTAAGAAATAATAAGTGGTTTATATTGATAAGCATGAATTAATTGATCATTTGTTGCTATATTATAAGACCTTGTATTTTCTATTAGTTGTCCTTTTGGTTTATTTGCATTTTCATTTTGAAGAGTTGTTCTCACATCATCTATTGCAATACCATAATGATTTAAAGCAAGCGGATTTAATTCAACACGAACGCTTGGAAGAGAACTACCTCCTACAATAACTTGACCAACCCCATTTGATTGTGAAATTTTTTGTTGCAAAATAGTAGATGCCACATCGTACATTTGTCCTTTTGTATATAATTTAGATGTTAATGCAATTATCATAATAGGAGCATCTGCTGGATTTACTTTTCGGTAGGTTGGTTTACTCGGAAGATCTTTCGGTAAATCGGATAAAGAAGCATCAATAGCCGCTTGAACATCATTTGCTGCGGCATCAATACTTCGATTTAAATCAAACTGAATAACAACACTGGATTTACCTAAGGAGCTGCTTGAGGTCATTTCTGTTACTCCAGAAATGCGACCAATTTGTTTTTCAATGGGAGTGGCAACTGAAGTGGCCATAATTTCTGGACTTGCTCCAGGAAGTGAGGCTTGAACAAAAATCGTTGGAAATTCAATTTGTGGTAGTTGAGAAACAGGTAGGAAATAATAAGCAAGAATACCAGATAATATAATAAGAACTCCTACTAAAGAAGTAGCTTTAGGTCTTTCTATAAATGGAGAGGATAAATTACTCATTTATATCCTCAATTGTTTTTGAATTTTTTGAATTAGAATGAATTAATATTTTAAAGGAACGAGCTAATTTATCGAATAAAAGATATATAACTGGTGTTGTATATAGAGTTAAAAATTGGCTGACAATCAAACCTCCCATAATGGAAATGCCAAGGGGGCGTCTTAGTTCTGATCCCATACCGGAGCCAAAAGCGAGTGGAATTGCACTTAATAAAGATGCTAAAGTTGTCATTAATATGGGTCTAAATCTAAGTAAACAAGCTTGGAAAATTGCTTCTAGAGGAGTTTTTTTTTCATTTCTTTCCATTTCTAGAGCAAAGTCTATCATCATAATTGCATTTTTTTTCACAATGCCAATAAGAAGAATAATTCCAATTAAAGCAATAATATCAAAATCAGAATTCGTTATTTGTAGTGCAAATAACGCTCCCATACCTGCAGAAGGAAGGGTGGATAAAATTGTTAATGGATGAATATAGCTCTCATATAGAATTCCTAATACAATATAAACAACAACTATAGCAGCTAATATTAATAAACTTTCATTTGCTAAAGCATTTTGGAAACTTTTAGCAGCTCCTTCAAAAGTTGTCTGAATACTTTCAGGAAAATTTAAACTATTTTTTGTATTTTCAATTGCTGTTACTGCGTCTCCTAATGATTTTTTTGATGCTAAATTAAAAGATATTGTAGAAACAGGAAATTGTCCTTGCCTATAAATAACTAAAGGCTCTGAGCTTTGTTTTATATTAGCAAAAGAAGATAATGGGATGGCGCTTCCTGAGTTGGATTGAATAAATAAAGAATCTAAGACATTGCTAGGGGTAATTTTTAAATCAGGATTAACTTCTAAAATAACGTGATACTGATTTGTTTGACTAAACATTGTTGAAATTTGTCTTTGTCCAAAAGCACTATATAAAGTGGAATCGAAATTTGCTGTTGTAATTCCAAAGCGTGCAGCACTATTTCTGTCAATATTTATTCTACTTTGTAGACCAAAACTTTGCGTATCATTGGCAATATCTTTTAATTCAGGCGATTTTTTTAAATTTTCAACTAATAATGTTCCCCATTTTTCTATTTCTGAAGAATAAGGTGAATTTAAACTAAATTGATACTGAGTTCTGCTAATCCGATCATCAATATTTATATCTTGAACGGGTTGCATATATAGAGTAATTCCTTTTGTTTTAGAAACATTATTTTGAATTCGATCGATAATTTTTGAGGCATGTAAATTTCTTTCTTCTATTGGTTTTAATTTAATTAATATTCTTCCGCTATTTAATGTAAAATTAGTACCATCTACACCAATGAAAGAGGATAAATTTTCTACAGCGGGGTCTTTTAATATTTCAGACATCACTTCTTGTTGCTTTTTATACATTTCACTAAAAGAAATGGATTGAGGGGCTTCTGTAATTCCTTGTATTAATCCAGTATCTTGAATAGGAAAAAACCCTTTAGGTATGATTAAAAATAAAGTAATTGTTAAAAATAAAGTTAAAAAGGCAATAATTAATGTTGTTTTTTGATAGTTTAGTACAAATTTTAAACTCATAGAATAATAATGAATCATTTTGTCTAATATATCTTGAATAAAAACTTCAAACTTATTTTTTAATTTTATTTGTTTATGTTTTAATAAATATCTGCATAACATGGGAGTCAAAGTTAAAGAGACTATAGCTGAAATTAATATAGAAACAGATAATGTTACAGCAAATTCTCGAAATAATCTTCCTATTATATCACTCATAAAAAGCAATGGAATTAATACCGCAATTAGAGAAACAGTCAAAGATAAGATTGTAAAACCAATTTGAGCAGATCCTTTTAGTGCAGCTTGAAATGAAGATTCACCTTCTTCAATATATCTTGCTATGTTTTCAATCATAACAATAGCATCATCAACAACAAATCCTGTTGCAATTGTTAAAGCCATTATGGTTAAATTATTTAAGCTGTAGCCTAATTGATACATAACAGCAAAAGTTCCAATTAAGGATAAAGGAACTGCTATACTCGGAATGAATGTTGCTGGTAAATTATTCAAAAAAACAAATATAACAAAAACAACTAAAATAACAGCTAATATTAATTCAAATTGTGCATCTTTGACCGAATTACGAATCGTAATTGTTCGATCATTTAATATTTCTACATCTATATTATTTGGTAGTGTTGATTTTAATTTTGGTAATAAGCTTTTAATACTATCGACCACTTCAATAACATTTGATCCTGGTTGTTTTTGAATATTTAATATAATAGCTTGATTTAAATTCATCCAAGCAGCTTGTTTATTATTTTCAGCATCATTAATAACGTTAGCAACATCTTTTAATCGAATAGGAGCGCCATTTTTATATGAAATAATTAAATTTTCATAGGACTCTTTTGTTAATAATTGATCATTTGAATTTATCGTGTAAGCCAATCTTGTTCCATCAAAGTTACCTTTTGCCGTATTTACATTTGAATACATAATTGTTGTTCGAATATCATCTAAATTTAATCCATTTGATGCTAAATATTGTGGGTTAGCTTGAATTCGAATGGCAGGGCGCTGCCCTCCGTTTATGCTAACTAAACCGACTCCAGGTATTTCAGAAATTTTAGGAGCAAATCTTGTTTCAACAAGATCTTCAATTTTAGGTAAAGATAATACTTGTGAAGTTAAAGCTAAAGTTAATATTGGGGTGTCAGCTGGGTTTACTTTGTGATAAACAGGAGGATTTGGAATATCAGAAGGTAACAAATTTGAGCTTGAATTCATTGCGGCTTGAACTTGTTGCTCTGCTATGTCTAAACTCATCTTTAAATTAAATTGAAGTGTTATTAAAGAAGCTCCATTAGAACTTGCTGATGTCATTTGCTTTAAGCCGGGCATTTGACCAAATTGTTTTTCAAGTGGTGCTGTTATAGAAGATGCAATTACTTCAGGACTTGCTCCTGGATAAAATGTAGAAATTTGGATTGTTGGATACTCTACTTCAGGTAACGCGGAAACGGGAATAAATTTATATGCAAGTAACCCCACAAGAAAAATAGCAATCATAAATAGCGTTGTTGCAACAGGTCTTTTTATAAAAGGAGCAGAAATATTCATCATGGAACAGAGACCTCTATTCCATCAGCTAATTTATCTAAGCCATCGATTATGACAAATTCATCTAAATTTAAACCACTTTTAATAACAATATTATCCCCATCTGTCGGGCCTGTTGTTACTTTTCTAAGTTTTGCTTTTTTATTTTCATAAATAAATAAATAATCACCAATTTTTCCATGCTGAATAGCTGAAATAGGAACAATTTTTGCTTCTGGTAATGTTTCTATTAGGAGTTTTATATTTACAAATTGATTGGGAAATAAATTCTGTTTTTCATTTAAAAATTGAGCTTTTAATTTTATTGTTCCTGTATTTAAATCTATTTGGTTATCCGTTGAAACTAATTCACCTGAAGATATTTGTTCTGTTTGTTCTTTATTAAATGCTAAGGTAGGAATCTTAAATTGAATTTTTGTCTTTTCAAGAATTTGTGGCAAATAGTCTTCTGAAATAGAAAAAACAATATGAATAGGTTGTATTTTATTAATGATAACAATTCCATTTGGATCCGATATTTGAACATAATTTCCAGGATTCACTTGTCTTAATCCAACTTTTCCTGAAATAGGAGCTTTTATTTTACAATGATTTAAATTTACATTAACAGCGTCAAGTTGCCCTTTATCTGACTGAATAACTCCTTCATATTGTTTTACAAGCCAGCTTTGTGTATCTAATGTTTGTTTCGAAATGCCACCTGAAGGATATAAAATTTTATACCTTTTTAAATCTAATTTTGCATTTGTTAAAAAAGCTTGATCTTTAAATAATTGTCCTTGATATTGTGAATATTGTGCTTTTAATGGTTTTGAATCAATTTCTGCTAGAATATCTCCTTGTTTTACAAGTTGTCCTTCATTAAAAAATATTTTAAGCAATTCTCCATTAATTTCTGTTTTTACAGTAACACTTTCTATAGGAGTTACCGTTCCTAAAGCGTTTATATAAACGGGTACGTCTTTTTTTTGCACTTTAGATGTTTGAACAAGAATAGTGCTGAATTTATTTAAATTTTCATTTGTTTTTAAATTAGTATCTTCTTTTGATTTTTTATTTAAATTATCATTTGAATTTTTTTTATAATATTTATCATTATTATTAAAAATTATTTTTAATGGAGAAAAATTAAGGATAAAAAATATTGTCGTTATAGCCACAGTAATTGAAATAATTATAATAAATAAAATACGCCAATTACTTTTTATTTTGTTTAATATAATATGTATTTTTTCTTTATTCATAAATTTATCAACCATGAATAAATTGCACTGCAAAATTGCCCTATATTTTCTATGCTTTAATTATATTTATATTATTTATAGGTGTAAATAGGAAAAAATGGTAACTAGGCAGTTTCTTTAGGGACAAAATCATCATTAGGACTTTGTAATTCATCAATTCTTTCAATTATTTCATCGAGTATTTTTAAAAGATAACGTCTTCTAGCTGTTAAAATAAATAAACATCTTCGGCTATTTTTAGATTCAAGATCTAAAGATTTAGTTGAACGATGCATGTAATTTACTTTATCACCTTTGCTATTTAAATTTAAAAGTGTTCGTTTTCTTGATATGACACGATCAAATGCCAACCTTTCAACACTTGCAAGAATTGCATTTCTTCTCTCAATCAATTCATGCAAAGATTCTATTGTTGATTCAAGATCTTTTTTCCTTTTGTTGAGGTCATCTAATATTGGCATATGATACTCCACATCTTGATTCTATTTTTACCTTTAAAAAGTTATCGGAAGATTTGTATAAGTGCTTTATTTTTGCTTTTGAGTATTTTTGTTTCTAAAATTTATGCAAAAGAAATTAAAAATGATTGGGAATCAACTGTTACTTTTGGTATAGGTAATGTTGGTTATATGAACAATTTTCAGACAGGGATTCTTCAATCTAGTTTCTCACTTTTATTTAGACCTTTTGAAGAAAATAAAAACTTTGAAGCTAAATTTAAAATAATGACACAATCTCCATCAAAAGAAGATGATGGTTTTATTGAAGTCCCATTACGTGATTATGATTTCTCAAAAATAGCAGAACTTTGGTTACGTTATCAAATTTTTAATCAACTCGAACTTAAAGCTGGAAGATTTTCTGATACACCAGATGAAACAACACCATTATATTGGCCATACTATTCTTTATATTCAAAAATTGATTTTTATAAAGACCCTGAAATAAATCCTTTTATAATTGTCAGGCAAGATCTTTTGTCTGTATATTCCTATCAATCTAATAGATCTACAGCAACAAATATTGAAAGAACAAGAGTTGAGCTAGATTTAAATTCAAAAATGACATCTCAAAATTTGGAATTAAAATTAAATTTAAAATCAAACTATGATCAATTTTCGGATCCTGACTATGCTCTAAGTTCTTTAAGTATTGGGCGTGAGCAGTATATTGATAAGACAGTAACATATCACGATCAAAAGTATCGAATTGTTAATTTTTACAGTGATTTTAGTCTCGACTATGATAACTTGATTTTTTCAAAAATATTTTTAAAGTATTGGAAAAATTTAGATTCCGATGTTTTTAATGAAGGTAAAATATTTGGAATAGAAGAGAAGATTCATTTTAAAACAAATTCCTTAAGTTTTGCTTATATAAAATATTATGCAGAACAAAGTTCAGTTCCTCCTTCTTCATTATCTTCCTATTATTATCCAGGATTTCAAATTACTGCTTTAGATGTAAAATTTTCTCAAGATTTTTTGGAATCTTGGAATGCGCTACTTGAATACAGATATCAAACTTCAACACCTTATGGACAATCAAGTGATATTTCAATAAGTCCTGGAGCTGTTCCTGTTATTCCTAAATATAAAATTTCGTTATTGCTTGAATATCATTTTGATTCATCGGGAAGACAGGATAATTGACACGTCAATAAAAAAATTAGGCCTTATTGCACAATTTGTGCTTCTCACATAACCTGATAAATGAATGTAATTTTGTTTAATAAGGGGGCTGGCTTGAAAATAAATACATCACGCTTCGGAGAAGTTGAAGTCAATGAAAGTGATATGATTTCACTGCCTGAAGGACTTATTGGGTTTCCTGAACTTAATCAATTTATATTATTAGATCATGATAATGATTCTCCATTTAAGTGGCTCCAATCTGTTTCAGATCCTGCAATGGCATTTATCGTTATAAGTCCATTATCATTTAGACCAGATTATATGGTTGAGGTAACTGAAGAAGAAGTTTCTGCTTTAAAATTATCAAACCCCAATGAAGCCGTTATTTCAGTTATTGTTACTATTCCAATGGATCCTAAAAAAATGAGTGCTAATTTAAAAGCCCCATTGGTGTTTAATTTAAGTAACAGGTTAGGGAAACAAGTTGTTTTAAAAGATCCTCAGTATCAAACAAAACACTTCATTATGGAAGAAATGAAACGTTATTCTCAAAGAGACACACAAAACGATCTCAAAAAAGCTATTCAACAGCAAATTGCGAATAAAATGGATAACGAAACAGTAAATAAATAATTTATATACTATATCTCGTTAAATATTTTTCATAATCAGGCATTTTCCCTTTAACAATAGAAAAATAAGTTTTTTGAAGATGTTCTGTTATTTCTCCGCGTTTGCCAGAACCAATTGTTCTTCCATCAAGTTCACGTATTGGTGTTACTTCTGCTGCAGTGCCTGTAAAAAAAGCTTCATCAGCAATGTAAATCATGTCACGTGTTATTTGAATTTCTTTTACTTCCATTCCTTGATTTTGAGCTATATGAATAATGGTATCTCTAGTAATCCCCGCTAAAGCGGATGTTAAAGTTGGAGTATATATTTTTCCATCCTTAACTACAAAAATATTTTCTCCGCTTCCTTCTGCCACATACCCTTGGTGATCCAATAATAAAGCCTCTTGATGGCCATTATGAACTGCTTCTTGACGTGCCATAATGGAATTTAAATAATTCCCATTCGCTTTTGCTTTAGATAAAACACTATTAACATGGTTTCTTGTATAAGAAGAAGTTCCTACTTTTATTCCATGAATTAAATTTTCTTCTCCTAAATAAGATCCCCAGTCCCAAGCGGCAATCATCACCCTTACAGAAAGTTTATTCATTAAAAGACCTAATGCTTCACCACCATAATAGGCCATTGGTCTAATATAAGCGGATTTGAGTTTATTTCTTTTTAAAATTTCAATTTGAGCATCGTTTATTTCTTTTTTTGTATAAGGAATTTTCATTCCAATAATATGAGCGGATTGAAATAAACGATTTGTATGATCGTGCATTCTAAAAATAGAGGAATCTTTATCAGATTCATAAGCTCTTACGCCTTCAAAAACTCCAGCACCATAATGTAACGTATTTGTTAATGCGTGTACTTTTGCTTCTTGCCAAGGTACATATTTTCCATCCATCCAAATTTCACCAAAATCTCTATTTTCTAATGACATTGTATCAATTCCTTATATAAAACTTAATATTTTATCTGTTATTTCTGAAGTTGTAATTGCTTTTGATTTATTTAAGCATATATCTTGAGTCCGATAACCTGCTTTTAATGTAGAATGCACCGCTTGCTCTATTGAGTTTGCTTCCTCAATAAGATGAAAAGATTGTTTTAATAACATGGCAAAAGAAAGTATTTGCGCAATTGGATTTGCAATATTTTTACCTGCAATTTGAGGTGCTGAACCACCTGAGGGTTCGTATAAAGCAAATCCTTTCACATTAAAACTTGCTGAAGGCATTAAACCTAAACTTCCTGGGATGGCAGCTGCAGCATCAGATAATATGTCTCCAAATAAATTTGCCGTAACAAGAACATCAAACTGGGAGGGATTTATAAAAAACTGCATAGCGCAATTATCTACTAACATATGTTCTAAGGTAACATCTGGATATTCTTTTGAGATTTCAGTTAAAATGGTTCTCCAGAGTTTAGAAGTATCTAATACATTAGCCTTATCAACAGATGTTACTTTATTTTTTCTAAGTTTAGCTAATTTAAAACTTTGATGAGCCACAATTTCAATTTGTTTTTCATCATATTCCGAAATATCATGGGCTTTTCTGATATTATCTATGATATATGATTTATGTTCACCAAAATAAATATCACCAAGCAATTCTCTAACGATAACAATATCTATCCCATTTTCTCCTATGACACTGTCCTTTAAGGGGCAAATATCTTGAAGTTCTGGATATACTTTTGCTGGTCTTATATTTGAGCTAAATTGAAAGTTTTTTCTTAAAGCTAAAATAGAATTTTTTTCACAATCTTTCCATTTTACAGAATGGGATTCTAAAATGGGACCGCCAACAGATCCAAATAAAATGGCATCCGAATTTTTACAAACATGCAATGTAGTATCTGGAAAATGGCATCCATATTTTTCAAAGGCCGCTCCACCAATATAACCATGATTTAAAGTAAAATAATGGTCAAATTTATTTTCAATCTTTTTGATGATACGGATTGTTTGTTCCATCACTTCAGGGCCAATTCCATCGCCTGGTAAAATTGAAATCGTTTTTTTCATGACGAATCCTTAATGATTTAGAGAAGGAATAATCCCTTGTTCTATTTGTGCATTTTTAAAATTTACAATTTTATTTTTGAAGGTCATTAAATAATCAATTTCATCAAATCCATTCATAAAGCAAGATTTTTGAAAGGAATCTATTACAAATTCAAAATCCTCATTTAAAGAAGAATGAATAGAATTATTTTTTAGATCAATATTTAAAAAATATTCATTTTCAGAAGAATTTAATATTAATTTTTGTATAGTAAATTTATCTAATTGAATTAGAAGCAATTTATTTTTTAAACTATTTCCAGCAAAAATATCAGCAAAAGATGAGGCAATGACGACTTGTATTCCATATTCTTTTAAAGCCCATACGGCATGCTCTCGGGAAGATCCACAACCAAAATTTTCTTGTGTTATTAATATACTGGAATTTTGAAATTTTTTTTGATTAAAAACAAAATCATTTGAATTTTCTCTTAATCTTTTAAATAAATTTATTCCATATCCGTTTTTTGTTACGGAAGTTAAATATTGTGCTGGAATAATAAGATCGGTATCTACATTATTCATTTCTAGAGGTATACACTTTCCAAAAATAGTTTGATTTGTATTCATTTTCAATTTCCTATTTATAAATATTTTAAGGGAGATGTAATTTTACCTTCCAGAGCACTGGCAGCTACCGTTGCTGGTGATGCTAAATGGGTGTAACTACCCGTTCCTTGTCTGCCAACAAAATTTCTATTTGTAGAACTAATACATCTTTTGCCATTTGGTACTTTGTCATCATTCATGGCAAGACACATCGAGCATCCTGGCATTCTAAAGTCAGCACCAGCATTTATAAATATTTTATCTAACCCTTCTTCTTTTGCTTGCTTTAATACCGATTCTGAACCAGGAACAATATATAAAGTAACAGAAGGATGAATTTTACGGTTTTTAAGAATTTCAGCAGTAATACGAAGATCTTCAATCCGACCATTTGTACATGAACCAATAAAAGCCCAATCAATTTTAGTTCCTTCAATTTTTGTACCTGGAGAAATTTTCATATAATCTATAGCTTTTTGGTACATTAACTTTTCAGATTCAGAAATTTCACTATCTTTAGGAATAAATCCATTTATTTCTATAGCCTGGGAAGGATTTGTCCCCCAAGTTACCATTGGGTTTAAATGGTTTATGTCTATTGTTACTTGAGTATCATAATTACAGTTTGGATCACTTTGAAAAGAACTCCAGTAATTTGTTAATTTATCCCAATTTTTATGAGAGGGGGCAAAGGGGCGATTTTTTAAGTAACTATAAGTAGTTTCATCAGGGGAAATTAATCCACCTTTTGCTCCACATTCAATACTCATATTACAAATAGTCATACGTTCTTCCATTGACATTTTGCGTATGACATTTCCTGTATATTCAATTATGTGACCTGTCGCTCCCCCAATCCCAATTTCAGAAATTAATTTCATAATGAGATCTTTAGCAAAAACTCCATTTGGTCTTTCCCCTTTAAACTCAACTTTCATTACTTTCGGTTTATGAAGTAACAAACATCCAGTGGCAAAAACATGTGTGAGTTCTGAAGTACCAATGCCAAATGCCAATGCACCAAAGGCACCATGAGTTGCCGTATGAGAGTCTCCGCAAACAATTGTTAATCCAGGTTGTGTGATCCCAAGTTCAGGACCAACAACGTGAACAATACCTTGGTATCCGCTATCAAAGTCAAAAAAAGGAATATCGTGTTTTTTTGTATTTTTTCGAAGCAATTCTACTTGTTTTTTTGCAGCATGATCAAACGTTTCATTTCTATTTTCACTTGTTGAAATACTATGATCAATAGTAGCTATGAATTGTTTTGGATTTAAAATAGGAATATTTCTATCTTCTATTGTTTGAAAGGCTTGAGCTGATGTTACTTCATGTAAAAATCCAAAATCAATCGCAATTACCGAAATGCCGTTCGATGAATTATCTATAACATGATTTTCCCATATTTTTTCAACAATATTTTTTTTCATTTCAGTCCTTTTATTTTTGAATATAATTGTTTTGAATGTAACATTGATTTGTTGCATCTATT from Silvanigrella paludirubra encodes:
- the leuD gene encoding 3-isopropylmalate dehydratase small subunit translates to MNTNQTIFGKCIPLEMNNVDTDLIIPAQYLTSVTKNGYGINLFKRLRENSNDFVFNQKKFQNSSILITQENFGCGSSREHAVWALKEYGIQVVIASSFADIFAGNSLKNKLLLIQLDKFTIQKLILNSSENEYFLNIDLKNNSIHSSLNEDFEFVIDSFQKSCFMNGFDEIDYLMTFKNKIVNFKNAQIEQGIIPSLNH
- the leuC gene encoding 3-isopropylmalate dehydratase large subunit — protein: MKKNIVEKIWENHVIDNSSNGISVIAIDFGFLHEVTSAQAFQTIEDRNIPILNPKQFIATIDHSISTSENRNETFDHAAKKQVELLRKNTKKHDIPFFDFDSGYQGIVHVVGPELGITQPGLTIVCGDSHTATHGAFGALAFGIGTSELTHVFATGCLLLHKPKVMKVEFKGERPNGVFAKDLIMKLISEIGIGGATGHIIEYTGNVIRKMSMEERMTICNMSIECGAKGGLISPDETTYSYLKNRPFAPSHKNWDKLTNYWSSFQSDPNCNYDTQVTIDINHLNPMVTWGTNPSQAIEINGFIPKDSEISESEKLMYQKAIDYMKISPGTKIEGTKIDWAFIGSCTNGRIEDLRITAEILKNRKIHPSVTLYIVPGSESVLKQAKEEGLDKIFINAGADFRMPGCSMCLAMNDDKVPNGKRCISSTNRNFVGRQGTGSYTHLASPATVAASALEGKITSPLKYL